One Salmo salar chromosome ssa01, Ssal_v3.1, whole genome shotgun sequence DNA window includes the following coding sequences:
- the LOC106572338 gene encoding ras-related protein Rab-27B, translated as MTDGDYDYLIKLLALGDSGVGKTTFLYRYTDNKFNPKFITTVGIDFREKRVVYTASGPNGTTGKTFKVHLQLWDTAGQERFRSLTTAFFRDAMGFLLMFDLTSQQSFLNVRNWMSQLQANAYCENPDIVLVGNKADLADQREVQEKHAKELADKYGIPYFETSAATGSEVDKAVIALLDLVMKRMEQCVDKPTAEPANGGGATKLEDAAPDQKKCAC; from the exons ATGACTGATGGGGACTATGATTACCTGATCAAGCTCCTGGCTCTGGGGGACTCTGGAGTAGGGAAGACAACCTTtctatacag GTACACAGACAACAAGTTCAACCCCAAGTTCATCACCACGGTGGGAATAGACTTCAGGGAAAAGAGAGTG GTGTACACAGCGTCGGGCCCCAATGGAACCACAGGGAAGACTTTTAAAGTTCACCTCCAGCTCTGGGATACGGCTGGACAGGAGAG GTTCAGGAGTCTAACCACAGCCTTCTTCAGAGATGCCATGGGCTTCCTGCTCATGTTTGACCTCACCAGCCAACAGAGCTTTCTGAACGTCCGCAACTGGATGA GCCAGCTGCAGGCCAATGCGTACTGTGAGAACCCAGACATTGTGTTGGTGGGCAACAAGGCAGACCTGGCGGACCAGAGAGAGGTGCAGGAGAAGCACGCTAAGGAACTAGCCGACAAGTACGG GATCCCGTACTTTGAGACGTCGGCAGCGACGGGGTCTGAGGTGGACAAGGCCGTCATCGCTCTACTAGACCTGGTCATGAAGAGGATGGAGCAGTGTGTCGACAAGCCCACCGCCGAGCCCGCTAACGGGGGAGGGGCCACCAAGCTGGAGGACGCCGCGCCTGACCAGAAGAAGTGTGCATGCTAG